The sequence below is a genomic window from Nostoc flagelliforme CCNUN1.
TAAACCTCTTGTTTAAGGAATTGTGTGAAATGAAGGGTTTTGAAATCTGCTAAAGTTTCAGGATAACTAAAGCTCATAACTCAGCACGGGCTAAACCATAGCTATCCGCTAACAGGACTCAGGGCTGATGCAGAACAGGCAAGAAAAAATTTCGCAAGTGGTAGTGACTGCTGTGCAGATGCGCGATATTGAAGATCGGATCTTTGCAGCAGGAATGCCTGTAGTCGCTTTGATGGAAAAGGTGGCGGGATTAATTGCCCGTCGCATTCAAGAGATCCCCCCAACCCTCCTTCAAAAGGCTTACTCTGTTCCTTCAAACACCCCCTTTTTAAGAGGATCGCCGCAGGCGGGGGGATCTCGTGTTGGAATTCTTGTCGGCCCGGGTCATAATGGCGGGGATGCTTTAGTAGTAGCCCGTGAATTACACTTTCGCGGGTATGAGGTTTGGATTTATTCTCCTTTCTCTAAACTTAAGGAATTAACTTCACAGCACTTGCAGTATGCTCAGAGTTTGGGCATTCCAATTTATCAAACAATTGAGCAACTGCCAGATTCTGATTTATTGATTGATGGCTTGTTTGGATTTGGTTTAGAAAGAAACCTTACTGATCCGATCGCCTCTGCAATTAATCAGTTAAATCAATTGCCAGTGCCGATTTATAGTATCGATTTACCTTCAGGTTTACACACCGATACAGGCGAAGTATTAGGAACTGCCATTCGCGCCACTCACACTTTCTGCTTGGGTTTATGGAAGCTAGCTTTCTTCCAAGATCAGGCGCTGGAATATGTTGGCAAAGCTGAGTTAATCGATTTCGATATTCCTTTAGCTGATGTGAAAGCTGTTCTGAAAGATGCACCCAGGATTAAACGTATTACACCAGCAACGGCACTTGCTAATTTACCCCTACCTCGTCCACCAGTCACCCACAAATATAAGGAAGGACATTTACTGTTGATTTGTGGTTCGCGGCGCTATGCAGGTGGAGCAATTTTAACTGGTTTGGGTGCTAGGGCTAGTGGTGTGGGGATGCTTTCCATTGCCGTACCCGAATCGCTGAAATCTCTTTTGGTGTCACATTTGCCAGAAGCGCTAA
It includes:
- a CDS encoding NAD(P)H-hydrate dehydratase; translated protein: MQNRQEKISQVVVTAVQMRDIEDRIFAAGMPVVALMEKVAGLIARRIQEIPPTLLQKAYSVPSNTPFLRGSPQAGGSRVGILVGPGHNGGDALVVARELHFRGYEVWIYSPFSKLKELTSQHLQYAQSLGIPIYQTIEQLPDSDLLIDGLFGFGLERNLTDPIASAINQLNQLPVPIYSIDLPSGLHTDTGEVLGTAIRATHTFCLGLWKLAFFQDQALEYVGKAELIDFDIPLADVKAVLKDAPRIKRITPATALANLPLPRPPVTHKYKEGHLLLICGSRRYAGGAILTGLGARASGVGMLSIAVPESLKSLLVSHLPEALIVGCPETETGAIAHLQLPEKTDLSSFDAIACGPGLTRDATPIVQEVINSDRPLILDADGLNILAQMGAIATLKKRLAVTVLTPHTGEFQRLFPDVPDAKHDRVQAVREAAAQSEAIILLKGARTAIANPQGAVWIVPESTPALARGGSGDVLTGLLGGLLAQAATKEIPIEDIVATAAWWHSQAGIIAAQERTELGVDAFTLTQYLIKVLSN